atatctcgGGATCATTCAACAGTTATGCTTAAAtctatttattgaaaatttgaaTGTTACATGGAAAACACTCACCATATTcatgaaaatattatgaaaaaaaattctctCTATACACATTACGCGTTGATTCAAAGTGAattcgtgttttttttttttatgtttttgttgttattagatttttttttttaaaacctttgatatgatattgaaaatataaaaatatatctatagGAGCAATTTTTAAGGTACCAATTGATGCATCTGAATTAAAAGTTCAActataaaaacataatttaaattaataaaaattaataaaacaaaaaaaaataaataaaaacaatatttaaaaatatttagttctGAACTAGTACATGtcgttatttttgttaaatacaaattttaaaacgtGACTTTATatcgggtgttttttttagaggtatagaactttaagttggcATCACTGTTCAAGATGGCGACCGATTTAACAGCTGTCAAGTGCTTTATTCTCAGTTTGGTTTGGCAATTCATGATGAATAGACTCACGCCTGAACAACGCTTGCAAATAgtacaattttatttcgaaagtAATGGTTCAGTGCGGAATCGCGCACTACGTCCATTTTATCGTCGACAAAATCGTCCATCAGAGCAGTTAATTCGATTAACCATGGAACGTTTTCGCACCACGTTTACTCTTATTGGTAACTCGCATCCCCAGAGACGCCGTACGGTGCGTACAGAAGAAGCTATTGCTACTGTAGAGCGTAGCATTGAGGAAGACCCGAATGAGTCCATCCGCCATCGAGCACAGGAATTGGATCTGTGTCCACACTTTATGGAAGATTTTGCGGAAGGATCTTGGCTTGCGTGCTTACAAAATCCAACTCGTGCACGAATTGAAGCCAAACGATCATCAAGCAAGGCGTAGATTCGTCGAATGGGCCAAAAACGAGATTTTCGTTGTTCCCGATTTTCATAAGCGAATTTTGTTTAGCGATGAAGCGAACAAACAAAACTGCCGCATTTGGAGTAAAGCTAATCCTTAAGTGTATGTCGAAACACCGTAACATCCAGAAAAACTGACTGTTTGGTGCGCTTTAGGGGCTGGTGGAATCGTTGGTCTGTACTTCTTCAAAAACGATGATGGCCAGAACGTTACAGTCAATGGTGATCGGCATAGAGCCATGAATACTAACTTTTTTATTCCTTAATTGAACAGCCATGATGTCCAGGAGCTCTGGTTCCAACAAGACGGCGCAACATGTCACACAGCTCGATGCCACAATCGATTTATTGAAAGACACGTTTGGTGACCGCCCAATTTCACGTTTTGGACCTATAAATTGATCTTGTGATTTAACACCGCTAGACTACTTTCTGTGGGACTATATAAAGTCATTGGTCTATGCGGATAAGCCACAAACGCTTAGCCCGAAATCGTTATTGCCGCCCTTGAAAAGtagaaaaaaaactttaaaaaaaggaagaacgctatagtcgagtgcctcgacaatcagatacccgttactcagcttcaGGGAGCATAatgaaaatggagatatacatATAAGCGGCAAAGGAATATTATAAAGCgtcacctaccggctatttcggtATATGTTCAAATAGAATTTGGATTTGCGCACTAAAAGGTCAGTGCTCAGTCAGAGaagatgctctgaactggtaaatgtggccacttttgttgattaataactttaatataagttatggaatcttagttttccaaaagtgttcattatattgagctgtttaacatcgtctagaatttAGGCGTTATAGCACGCGGTCTTTTTTTAGTAAGAATACAACCTAAAATACAACCAGCCTAAAGAACTGAGGCATTTGTCCTCAACGGCCCTATCAGATCCCTcttatttctcttttttccaaaccaattaacatttttaaagtcttAGAATGGAATCCTTTTAGACATCAGATTTTCATTTATTGGCAGACTCGTGCGAAAATAAGAAAACTAAATTTGAAATCTCAACTATCTAACTCTTATAGTTTCGTAGTTCACAGTGTTCACATGGACAGATACGCAGACGAACATGGCATGTTTAAAATACCTTCCAAATGCCCAGCAccgcaaaatattttaaggccCTTACCTTTCAGATTTCATCATTTCAAGACGTCCTCGGGTGATAACCTCACTTCTCGGCGATCAGCAGTAGCATCTTGTTCATTAGCTCATTAGCTACAGTCTCTTGCAAAGTGTTTAGTCTTGCGGCGAGGAAGTCCCCAAATTTAATGTAGAGCATTTCACGGGAGGTTGGGGTGTGGCGAGCTTGGGTGTGTGATCGACCCAGGCCCCTTTCGCAGCCCCCGCTCTCTCCAATGTAGCTGCTTCCTGCCGATAGTCGGCCATCGCCGCCCATCATGTTAGACTGGGCGACGGCTGGCGAGCAATGCCCGGTCACGTCGTCATCCTCGTCGAAGTCGTCCAGATCCTCTTCCAGGTCTCCGGCGTCGGCGTCGATAAGCTCATTGTTGGCATTGATGATCAAATGGGGCGGCGAAGTGGCGTAAGACGATGAGGTTTTGGGCGTTGGTAGCTGCAGCCGAGCCTTGAGTTGCTGTTTGGTTTGCGGGCGAATAGTGGCCAGCTTCTTTTGCGTCGCATCTGGTTCTTTTTCGGACACCCTTTCATCTGGGCACCCCACATCCGGAGAGCCCGGCTCGTCCTTGATGTAAATGGAAGGAGAAGAGCTACAGGAGCGCGAGCTGGACAGTACATGGGTGGGCGAAGGTTCCAGCGCTGTGGGCGTGGTCAGGCAAAGTGAATTGGACAGTGGCTGCTTCTGCAGCGATGTCAGCGTCACATCCGGCTGTAGCTGAAGGGCTTGAAGGTGCTGAGCCTGCTGCTGCAGAGAAGCTGGCAATTGGCTGAGGCTGAGACTTAAACTGGGTATATTGACTGCTGGAAGGCTGCTCTTCAACGTGGGCTGTGGCTGGGGCTGGTTGTTCGGGTTGTTGGGGTCGCTTGGGGCAAAATACTGATACTCATCCAGGGCTgcactgctgctgttgttgttgctgctgttgcggctAACGTTGTGGTTGGTGCTGTTGCTGTTACCTGTGGTCGCAGGAACGGGATCTAAGGAGCCGTGTTTGATCCTCTCGCGGGATCTGAAAAGATAAATGAAAAActctaatttttaaaaactcgtGTTCCTGCGCTGGATAAGCattaaatcaacaaaaatgattgaaaaattaaacaaaaaaaaattttcaatactGATTAACttattggaatttaaataatatggtTAAGGTCTTAGGGCTGGGTGGATTTtgtgtaaatttaatttaacggTCGACTTATCGAAGCCTTTATCCTgtggaaataattattttcgtAAATGACAAATCATTTTTTTCCCAAGGATAAGGTTATTTAAGATTTACTTtttgaaatgtaatttaaaactacTATCACGGTTTCAGGATActattttagtattattcCATTGAAGGTTTAAAGAAGAAGCTAACCAAATTTGGATTCAAAGACACAGTTGATCGCAACACAACCGTGCCAACAATTGTGTTCAGTGTAATGTAACCCATTTTctggtttattaatttttcgtAAGTAATGATGTCACATTAAGCCTTACTAAAATATTAGCATAGCATATTAATACAGAaaagtaaaaggaaaaaaggtTATGCTTTCTGTACCACCAACTAAGTGCGTCACTGTGTAACGAAATCCAAATTCTTCTTTAAGACTATCTAACAAAAAATCcaattttgtatataatttGTATGTACAATATATAATGATTCTATTCCAACTATACGCTTATGCGACCTGTTATCCTTCTTCATGGGCTTACTGAAACAGTTGTACGGTTATAAGAAAAGAAGGCAAGTTGGGTCTTCTTACTTGCGCTCCCGAATGACCTCCTTGAGAAAGGCCATGGCGTCGTAGTACTCCCACTTGGACTTGAAGCGCGAGCTGCCGAGCATCTTCTCATGGTTCAGCTCGCGCCGGAAGATTTCGCGGAGCGATGTAAAGGTGCGCTGCACCCGCTCCCCGTTGACGTTGAAGAGCCGCCCCAACTCGTTCCACTTTATGGCCTTGCGTTTGTCAGAGCGCTTGTAGTGCGGGAGGCGGCAGTCCCAAAGGATGGGGTTCAGGCGCACTAGCTCGATGAGTCGGCGCTTCTCGATGTTGTGGCGGGAAAACGCCATAGCGTTCTCTCCTTCCCTTTCAGTCGCTGTTGGCCAAACTGCAACTACCAAAGAGAACACTGCGCATGTCCCGCTGCGCTGGATGCTGCGAAGTAAGCCAGGAAATGAAGTGAGAAAGTCGTTACATTAGCTTACGGTGATGGTCGCAGGCCCGCTGCATACTTTGAGGCGCCGTTCTTGGGCGTTTGTTTAGGGGCTCAGTGGTGTTCACGCACCCACTCACCTTGAGAGCAATGACCCCAGCAGGTTAGGGGTGgcatttgtttttgaaatcttATATgcacaattaaataaaactgatTTTTGGGAGGAGGGGCCCACTGAGACTGAGACAATAGAGaggaaaaatcaaatatgAAATTGATTACGGGCAGGCTGTTGGCAGGGGAATACTCAGGTTTGTTGTGCCAGACCCCCCACGCCAATCCGCCAGGTTCGCATAAGTGGCTGTTTTCTAAACAATAATCGAATAGTGTAAACAATGGTGTTCTGAGAATCTGACTCGACGAGAAAGTATTTACAGATCCACGATCCAGATCGAGCGTCTTCGGCAGTTTCTGAATCTGCGTGCGTACGGAGAGAGAATGCTAGTTCTTTGGGAGGACCTGGACCTTTTGCCCCTGCCCCTCAGATTGGCAATGCCATTTCTCGCAATTTGGCCAAATATTCGTCGACTTGTGTTTTTTGCAACTGGGCATGCAAGGCAGACACTCACTACTAATGGGAACTCACTGACGGCTATAAATAAACGCCTGTGCTCTTTTGGTTACTGCCACGCAGTGCCTATGATAACAAAATTGGGGGGTTCACTTATTCAGCGCGGAAAGCCTCAGATTTTCATGGTACTGCGCTCGCTTTCACACAAAGTTGTTTGACGCCTGGCTTGGAACTAAAACCACATTTGCTCACTGTTTTGTTTACTGCCGCTGGTTCCAGTTTCCACTGTTGCGTCTCTCCGGCTGCTCTTTATTAACAATATGAGCAGCAAAGCCGGggaatttatttcaatttatttcaattaacaaCAAACGCGGCTGTCGTTGCGTCGCAGTTGCTGCCACTTATTGGGGATGCTGCTGTTTTTGTGCTTTATGTGTTGCGAGCAGCTCGAGGGCCTTGCCACAACTATTGGCtgccacagatacagatacagatgttCGGCAACACGGCAAAATTAaccacactcacacactcgccCGGCCAGCCGTcggtgtgtgggtgtgtgtatACACACACTTACGCGGGTGGACGGAGAGGCAATTCAACCAATCTAAAAAGCGAATTCGGGCGAAACACTGCTGCTGCAACGGGCGGCTGACTCGCTATTAGCACTTGTGGCACCGTCACATTTTGGTACATCTACTTGCCACTTTTCACCTGTCACCTCTACTCCCACTCGGCTTTCGttggcagcttcctggcggaGAGTGCGCCGCTGCTCTCCTCGTCGCTTTTCACAACTGCAGAGCACGCGAACTTAATTTCCCCGCAAGTCGAATAGGCGCCGCAGCAGCACAAGAGCGTCGGCCAGCGAGAGAGCGGAGAGCAGCATCTCTCGCGTTGCCCAGCGCCAAGAGAGCGTGGCAGCAgacgttgttgttgttccgCCTCCGCCGATGTAAACAATCGGAGAATAGCCGAGGACCTGCTGGCAATTCAATGCTTAATTACACTGTGCAGCTTCGAATGTTCGCCGGATCCGGGGCCCAAACTGGTTTGAACAATGTAATCAATGTTCGCAAACGTTTAACTCAGGTGCTTGTTGGTGCCCCTTCAAGGTCGTGGCTTTCCctaaaaatgccaaaaacacATGCATTCATACAAGATGGCGATGGCCAACATTAACCAACGGGCGTCTGGGCCAGTGTTGCTTTCGCAGAGAAGAGCACTTATCGACGCTGCAGTGCCGTTTGTGGCAGTGGCACGTTATCGCCGTTCTGCGGCGAGTGAGTAATCCAAAGAGGGATATCGGTAAGTGGTTGGGAGCGGAATTCGCCAAGCTCAAGCGGGATGAACGGAGAGTACCAGGATTGGCAGCAGCCGAGCAGATAGTGCCACCAGAGCAACAATTGTACGCTCGGCCGAAGCAACAGCTTAGCCGGTGGGTAGAGCTACTCAGAGCGCAGGGGTTGGAGTTTTGGTAGCAAACTGCGCGGGGGTGCGGGGGAGGCGCAGAGAGAGAAGGGTTGCCGCTCCTGGGCACCACCGTTAACAATGGTAGCCACTCGCTCTCTCCGCTCTCCATTTGGCGCTTATCATCTCTTCCTATTCGGCTGCTCTGCTGACGCGGACATTTAACAAtgcgaacaaatacaaaggcAGCACAAACACAGTGGCAAATATTCAATTTGCCACTGCCGCAATCAACTTTATTACACTCTGAGGCGCTTGTTTACTCGTTGTTGTCTCCGCTTTGGTCATCTGAAAAACAAGCGCTTAAAGCGAGCTCGCATTTATCAATCACTAACACATCGGACCCGTGCTCCCGCCTTACCCTTCCCCTGCAGCAGTACATCACACACGCTCTGTTGGTTTGACTTATCAATATGCATTCTCGGCACCGATGAATCTGCAAGCGAGTCGTATGCGGACCACAGCtcaaattaaatcaatttctTCAATGTAAATCCGTGtcacacaaatatttttggaggGGCAACAAGATGTCACGAGCACGCAGATCGTCTAGGTGATAAGATCCGAGCGAGTGGCGAGGCCTCACAAATTCCAACAAAGCATTCTGAATAATTTTGGTGGATTAAAATCACGGTGCAGCGAGGGTAATTTTTTCGAgaaccatttatttttcatgtaAATTCCTAAGAATTAGCTGTCCGTCGAGGGAAAAACCATAAATCTATTCCATTTGAGTCGAAACCACAACCGCTAATTAAATTCAACaacaatatttttctaatCATATGCCACTTACagcgaaaaaaaatgtatcccCACAATACCATACTTCTGGTGTTGAAAAAAGCATTATCTTGCTATACTTTACTGTGAAGCGCACCAAAATAGTGACCAAAGTCGGCTACTATTAATGGCCgcagaacaaaaaaataacgCTATAGCCGCTATAgtaaatttctcaaaaaaaaaaacgagagaTAGACGTAGAGTACTGGGAAAACAGAAAGACTTACAGCTCTGTAAAGTTATTGCCCGTCAACACCTTCTGGTGCTTTTCAACACTGGGTAGACGGTGCCATCAGACGGTCCCATCAGAATGGAGATATGAGAAGTGCAAGGAGCGAGCATTCTGCGTTTTCAGGGTATTTTGCATTAACCTAATcagaattataaaattatatggaGATTATTGGTGAGATAGAGGGGCAGACAAAAATGAGAAATTGGTAATTATTCTATTAATTGATTGTTTGTGGCCGTTAGAGTGGGTGTCAAAATTTTTTGATCATCTGATAGATTCCTATACATTTCTGTTTAAAGTTTTATTCTCGTATTAAAACTGTAGGAGTCTCCGTGTTGAGCGATTTCCTGACGTTAGAGTTGGCGAGCCACCCTGACGAAACAAACTTGCCCTGTACAGTATTGCAGCTTTTAAGGTGCGCGCACACTGGGGCGGTGCGATGCGGCGCGGCACGACGCGGAGCTGCCCTCCTATGCTTGCGAAATGCACACTCAAGCAATGTCGTCGGAGCGAATTTACTGTATTTGATACATTCGATTTCATAATCGACATAtttcttctattttttctTGGAATTCACTAATTTTCAATTGTCAATTCCATTCTATTGGAATTCTATAAGCATTGTACTCGCTTTCTGTGTTTTCGACCCAAAACTATTGCCCCGACGATTGTCGATAACAGCCGAAAGTTTACGAGAATAAAAGATATCGGCGCGGCAAACGCCGCTTGAATTCTTCTTCAAGCCTAGCGTCGGGTCAACACGCGCCGTATCAGTGAGCGGGCTTCCATTTAATTACATGCAAACTTCTCTTCGTGGTAAAAACAGCGAAACGCCGCGTCGGGATAGAAAACTTTTAACTAAACGTTTTAAccgaaatgtatttttgtcGTGAATACCTTATGTTtgacataaaaaaaaagttagcCTCGCACACTCTAACGACCAAAACGCTTAATTCTATATACTGCCCAcattgttatttattaaaatctcgTTTTGCGgttccttccttttctccctTGAACTGAGTAACGGATGCCTAATAGTCAAGGAACACAATTAAGGTAcacgttcttccttgttttagatatagtttttttttttaattttttagttgcGATCAAGTCAGGACGTGCTAACTTCTTCGTGAAAGCT
This window of the Drosophila biarmipes strain raj3 chromosome 3L, RU_DBia_V1.1, whole genome shotgun sequence genome carries:
- the LOC108030911 gene encoding uncharacterized protein LOC108030911 isoform X2, which gives rise to MAFSRHNIEKRRLIELVRLNPILWDCRLPHYKRSDKRKAIKWNELGRLFNVNGERVQRTFTSLREIFRRELNHEKMLGSSRFKSKWEYYDAMAFLKEVIRERKSRERIKHGSLDPVPATTGNSNSTNHNVSRNSSNNNSSSAALDEYQYFAPSDPNNPNNQPQPQPTLKSSLPAVNIPSLSLSLSQLPASLQQQAQHLQALQLQPDVTLTSLQKQPLSNSLCLTTPTALEPSPTHVLSSSRSCSSSPSIYIKDEPGSPDVGCPDERVSEKEPDATQKKLATIRPQTKQQLKARLQLPTPKTSSSYATSPPHLIINANNELIDADAGDLEEDLDDFDEDDDVTGHCSPAVAQSNMMGGDGRLSAGSSYIGESGGCERGLGRSHTQARHTPTSREMLYIKFGDFLAARLNTLQETVANELMNKMLLLIAEK
- the LOC108030911 gene encoding uncharacterized protein LOC108030911 isoform X1, which codes for MYQNVTVPQVLIASQPPVAAAVFRPNSLFRLVELPLRPPAIQRSGTCAVFSLVVAVWPTATEREGENAMAFSRHNIEKRRLIELVRLNPILWDCRLPHYKRSDKRKAIKWNELGRLFNVNGERVQRTFTSLREIFRRELNHEKMLGSSRFKSKWEYYDAMAFLKEVIRERKSRERIKHGSLDPVPATTGNSNSTNHNVSRNSSNNNSSSAALDEYQYFAPSDPNNPNNQPQPQPTLKSSLPAVNIPSLSLSLSQLPASLQQQAQHLQALQLQPDVTLTSLQKQPLSNSLCLTTPTALEPSPTHVLSSSRSCSSSPSIYIKDEPGSPDVGCPDERVSEKEPDATQKKLATIRPQTKQQLKARLQLPTPKTSSSYATSPPHLIINANNELIDADAGDLEEDLDDFDEDDDVTGHCSPAVAQSNMMGGDGRLSAGSSYIGESGGCERGLGRSHTQARHTPTSREMLYIKFGDFLAARLNTLQETVANELMNKMLLLIAEK